The following are encoded together in the Mesoplodon densirostris isolate mMesDen1 chromosome 2, mMesDen1 primary haplotype, whole genome shotgun sequence genome:
- the TAGLN2 gene encoding transgelin-2 produces the protein MANRGPAYGLSREVQQKIEKQYDADLEQILIQWITTQCRKDVGRPQPGRENFQNWLKDGTVLCELINGLYPEGQAPVKKIQASTMAFKQMEQISQFLQAAERYGINTTDIFQTVDLWEGKNMACVQRTLMNLGGLAVAQNNGLFSGDPNWFPKKSKENPRNFSDNQLQEGKNVIGLQMGTNRGASQAGMTGYGMPRQIL, from the exons ATGGCCAACAGAGGACCTGCCTACGGCCTGAGCCGGGAGGTGCAGCAGAAGATTGAGAAACAATATGATGCAGACCTGGAGCAGATCCTGATCCAATGGATCACCACCCAGTGCCGCAAGGATGTGGGCCGGCCCCAGCCTGGGCGCGAGAACTTTCAGAACTGGCTCAAGGATGGCACG GTGCTGTGTGAGCTCATTAATGGTCTGTACCCCGAGGGCCAGGCCCCAGTGAAGAAGATCCAGGCCTCCACCATGGCCTTCAAGCAGATGGAGCAGATCTCCCAGTTCCTGCAAGCAGCCGAGCGCTACGGCATCAACACCACTGACATCTTCCAGACTGTGGATCTATGGGAAG gaAAGAACATGGCCTGTGTGCAGCGGACACTGATGAACCTGGGTGGGCTGGCGGTAGCCCAGAACAATGGGCTCTTCTCTGGAGATCCCAACTGGTTTCCCAA GAAATCCAAGGAGAACCCTCGGAACTTCTCAGACAACCAGCTGCAGGAGGGCAAGAATGTGATTGGGTTACAGATGGGGACCAATCGCGGGGCATCTCAGGCAGGCATGACCGGCTATGGGATGCCACGCCAGATCCTCTGA